The Hevea brasiliensis isolate MT/VB/25A 57/8 chromosome 1, ASM3005281v1, whole genome shotgun sequence genome has a window encoding:
- the LOC110653533 gene encoding uncharacterized protein LOC110653533: MGSSFNPQILVEKLAKLNHSQASIETLSHWCIFHMNKAKQVVETWERQFHCSPREQRLAFLYLANDILQNSRRKGSEFVGEFWKVLPDALRDVIKNGDEAGRNAALRLIGIWEDRKVFGSRGQILKEELVGKHSDSNNRNGKNLGVKLKQPTGSTLDKIISGYQVVHGSQEDEDVIINKCRNAISSLEKAEKEIGVNINSGQFHGASFVEELQGQHTILRDSIEKLTAIESSRASLASHLRDALHEQESKLEQIRNQLQAGQSQSEHTSNVCRQLLRSNNVPLVAEQGPKEVSTSIACQNFIPGDSEQSAPAMYIRQVSFPEKTGLIEEDPRKSAAAAVAAKLTASTSSAQMLSYVLSSLASEGGIGNPVKESSGEYPSGKRAKLENDQPYMLSQNPSRQPLPSFQHPDTFQVATTGQQLTSNDPPPPPSSPPPPPPLPPMPSYSIPQYMQTAGSINAGPYSYSMSLQQPPFLPGYPGVGTQMTGITSFALPPTNSYPSYQGSDGNFYSQPSSMPISRQ, from the exons ATGGGCAGTTCATTTAATCCTCAGATTTTAGTGGAAAAGCTTGCCAAGCTCAACCATTCACAGGCAAGCATAGAGA CTTTATCACATTGGTGTATTTTTCATATGAATAAAGCAAAGCAAGTTGTTGAAACATGGGAAAGACAATTTCATTGCTCACCGCGTGAGCAGAGATTGGCTTTTCTATATCTTGCAAATGACATTTTGCAGAATAGTCGCCGTAAAGGTTCAGAGTTTGTTGGTGAATTTTGGAAGGTTCTTCCAGATGCTCTtcgtgatgtaattaaaaatgggGATGAGGCTGGAAGAAATGCTGCGCTGAGATTG ATTGGCATATGGGAAGACAGAAAAGTTTTTGGTTCCCGTGGGCAAATTCTCAAGGAAGAGCTTGTGGGAAAGCACTCAGATAGCAATAATAGAAATGGGAAGAATTTAGGCGTTAAACTG AAGCAGCCTACTGGAAGTACATTGGACAAGATAATTTCAGGTTATCAAGTTGTTCATGGTAGCCAGGAGGATGAAGATGTTATAATAAACAAATGTAGGAATGCTATTAGCTCTCTTGAGAAAGCTGAGAAGGAAATTGGTGTCAATATTAATTCAG gACAATTCCATGGAGCTTCATTTGTGGAAGAGCTGCAAGGCCAGCACACTATTTTGAGGGATAGCATTGAAAAACTGACAGCCATTGAATCATCAAGGGCAAGTCTCGCGTCTCATCTGAGAGACGCTCTTCATGAGCAG GAATCCAAGCTGGAACAAATCCGCAATCAACTTCAG GCTGGACAGTCCCAGTCAGAACATACTAGTAATGTCTGCCGGCAGTTGTTGCGATCTAATAATGTGCCGTTAGTTGCTGAGCAAGGTCCAAAGGAAGTTAGTACTTCCATTGCATGTCAAAACTTTATACCTGGTGACAGCGAACAATCAGCTCCAGCAATGTACATAAGGCAGGTATCTTTCCCTGAAAAAACTGGTCTAATTGAGGAAGATCCCCGGAAGTCTGCAGCTGCTGCAGTGGCAGCAAAATTAACTGCATCAACATCCTCAGCCCAGATGCTTTCTTATGTCCTCTCTTCACTTGCATCTGAAGGCGGCATTGGCAATCCAGTAAAAGAATCATCTGGTGAATACCCCTCTGGAAAGAGGGCTAAGCTCGAGAATGATCAGCCTTACATGCTGAGCCAGAATCCTTCACGGCAACCACTTCCTTCTTTTCAACATCCTGATACTTTCCAAGTGGCAACCACTGGTCAGCAATTAACTTCAAATGATCCACCACCTCCCCCATCATCAcctccaccaccacctccactacCGCCTATGCCATCATATTCAATTCCCCAGTACATGCAGACTGCTGGATCAATAAATGCTGGACCATACAGCTACAGCATGTCCCTGCAGCAGCCACCATTCTTGCCTGGCTATCCTGGAGTTGGGACTCAAATGACAGGTATCACTTCCTTTGCACTGCCCCCAACAAATTCATACCCAAGTTATCAGGGTTCGGATGGTAATTTTTACAGCCAACCATCATCGATGCCAATTTCCCGGCAGTAG
- the LOC110653498 gene encoding glutaredoxin-C5-like, with protein sequence MYQTDSSWGSYLPPRNVGDPLERIEWLASENAVVIFSISTCCMCHAVKRLFCGMGVNPTVHELDEDPRGKEMEKALMRLLGSSSAVPVVFIGGKLVGAMDRVMASHINGTLVPLLKEAGALWL encoded by the coding sequence ATGTATCAGACGGACTCATCTTGGGGGTCTTATTTGCCACCAAGAAATGTTGGTGACCCATTGGAACGCATAGAGTGGTTAGCCTCAGAGAATGCTGTGGTAATCTTTAGCATAAGCACATGCTGCATGTGCCATGCCGTAAAGAGGCTCTTCTGTGGTATGGGGGTGAACCCAACAGTGCATGAGCTAGACGAGGACCCCAGAGGGAAGGAGATGGAGAAGGCTCTCATGAGGCTTCTTGGGAGCTCATCTGCTGTTCCTGTTGTGTTCATTGGTGGCAAACTCGTGGGTGCCATGGATAGAGTCATGGCTTCTCATATTAATGGTACTCTTGTGCCTCTCCTTAAGGAGGCTGGTGCTCTCTGGCTCTGA